One candidate division KSB1 bacterium DNA segment encodes these proteins:
- a CDS encoding T9SS type A sorting domain-containing protein, translated as MRSMKWVLFSLFVMAATSAFGQLTQLYCSYLDDGSAPPEPPLASPCWGANVFPDGTPVCLFWDNDANGPDADDPQPAIGSDSGEVNFNCFGMNGELLGLGAGYFAMTDAFVMEYLPAVNPIYYLQISANNTCYQTETFELAIGPAEVYFAQADWNCANNSCPTTETIPPPATDCHASDDTRCLLVVVDWAWTGDPNHLGGFTILADGEPVGGAGGSLRSIELPVNTDAVRQYTVVAYNSAGNAAPSNADAGSTYLMRWSQQTLTELTGYGWSGEDVVLHFDTPTLPSDCPSHFWIDLWYNVPANPTRFGRVASDSLDDTTNLHFPTESFMNCVLVLKDSNYTYGAVFYDTTGIFHLPLSLDDPRVLQPDQFALAQNYPNPFNPTTRIEFALPMEADVALEIFNIQGQLVRTLVDGRMGAGVHSLEWDGLSNGGTSVGAGVYLYRMVSGNFVQTRKMLLLK; from the coding sequence ATGAGATCAATGAAATGGGTGTTGTTTAGCCTCTTTGTCATGGCGGCTACGTCTGCCTTCGGGCAACTCACGCAGCTTTACTGCAGCTATCTGGACGACGGTTCCGCGCCGCCGGAGCCACCACTCGCGTCGCCTTGCTGGGGAGCGAATGTGTTTCCGGACGGCACACCGGTCTGCTTGTTCTGGGATAATGACGCGAACGGACCGGATGCTGATGACCCGCAGCCGGCGATTGGCTCGGATAGCGGCGAAGTGAACTTCAATTGCTTCGGGATGAATGGTGAATTGCTCGGTCTCGGCGCGGGGTATTTCGCCATGACGGATGCGTTCGTCATGGAGTACCTGCCGGCAGTGAATCCGATTTACTATCTCCAAATCAGCGCGAATAACACCTGCTATCAGACCGAAACCTTTGAGTTGGCGATCGGTCCGGCGGAGGTCTACTTCGCGCAGGCGGATTGGAACTGCGCCAACAATTCCTGCCCGACGACGGAGACGATTCCGCCGCCGGCCACGGATTGCCATGCGTCCGACGACACGCGGTGTCTGTTGGTCGTGGTGGATTGGGCGTGGACCGGTGATCCCAACCATCTCGGTGGGTTCACGATCTTGGCCGACGGGGAACCGGTAGGCGGAGCCGGTGGATCGTTACGAAGCATCGAGCTCCCGGTTAACACGGATGCCGTGCGCCAATACACGGTTGTTGCATACAACTCGGCGGGCAACGCGGCGCCCAGCAATGCGGACGCCGGCAGCACGTACCTGATGCGCTGGAGCCAGCAGACGTTGACGGAGTTGACAGGGTACGGTTGGTCAGGGGAGGATGTTGTCCTGCATTTCGATACGCCCACACTGCCGTCCGATTGCCCGTCGCATTTCTGGATTGACTTGTGGTACAACGTTCCGGCCAACCCGACGCGGTTCGGACGCGTAGCGAGCGACTCGCTCGATGATACCACCAATCTGCATTTCCCGACGGAGAGCTTTATGAATTGCGTGCTGGTCCTCAAGGACAGCAACTACACTTACGGCGCGGTGTTCTATGATACGACCGGGATCTTTCATCTTCCATTAAGTCTGGATGATCCGCGGGTGTTGCAGCCGGATCAGTTCGCGCTGGCGCAGAACTACCCGAACCCGTTCAACCCGACGACGCGCATCGAGTTCGCGCTGCCCATGGAGGCCGATGTCGCCCTCGAGATCTTCAACATTCAGGGTCAGCTGGTGCGGACGCTGGTTGACGGCCGGATGGGCGCCGGCGTGCACTCGTTGGAATGGGACGGCTTGAGCAACGGCGGCACAAGCGTCGGCGCCGGTGTCTATCTCTATCGCATGGTCAGTGGCAATTTCGTGCAAACGCGCAAGATGCTGCTGCTGAAGTAA
- a CDS encoding succinylglutamate desuccinylase/aspartoacylase family protein, producing MLVLGGTHPNEPAGFLAAYVLTEHLSMERGRAIIIPRANRSAFTHTEPGDATPAFVEIPTVDGARKFRVGSRTTSPLDQWPDPDVYRHTPSGQELSGAETRNLNRSFPGRTDGNFTERIAAAITHLIEREGVDLVIDLHEASPEYPVINAIIAHDRALELATMANFNLQAAGLNYAIEPSPRNFHGLSHRELGDATQALAILMETANVTQGRLRGASSADRVLSGQDDCYERAARAGLVRVPFDSSGISIEERVGRHLSGVRALIDALAFVLPDKPLSARGIPEFADLRRLGIGHYLAGPTPH from the coding sequence GTGCTCGTGCTTGGCGGAACGCACCCCAATGAACCTGCCGGATTTTTGGCGGCGTACGTGCTGACGGAGCATCTCTCGATGGAGCGGGGCCGCGCGATCATCATTCCGCGCGCCAATCGGTCGGCCTTCACGCACACGGAGCCCGGTGACGCCACGCCCGCATTCGTCGAAATTCCGACGGTTGACGGAGCGCGGAAGTTCCGCGTGGGAAGTCGAACCACGAGCCCGCTCGATCAGTGGCCCGACCCGGACGTTTACCGTCATACGCCGTCGGGTCAGGAACTATCCGGCGCGGAAACGCGTAATCTCAATCGATCATTCCCCGGACGGACAGATGGCAATTTCACCGAACGTATCGCGGCCGCCATCACGCACCTGATCGAACGCGAGGGCGTGGATCTGGTGATTGACCTGCACGAGGCTTCGCCGGAATACCCGGTAATCAACGCGATCATCGCACATGACCGCGCACTTGAACTGGCCACCATGGCCAACTTCAATCTGCAAGCCGCCGGCCTGAACTATGCGATTGAGCCGTCACCCCGGAACTTCCACGGCCTGAGTCATCGCGAGCTTGGCGATGCCACGCAGGCTCTGGCCATCCTCATGGAAACGGCGAACGTCACACAGGGGCGACTGCGCGGCGCCAGTTCCGCCGACCGGGTCCTGAGCGGTCAAGACGATTGCTATGAACGTGCGGCTCGTGCCGGGCTGGTCAGGGTACCGTTCGATTCGTCCGGCATATCGATCGAAGAGCGCGTCGGTCGCCATTTGAGCGGCGTGCGCGCCCTCATCGATGCCCTCGCATTCGTGCTCCCCGACAAACCGCTTTCCGCGCGCGGCATTCCCGAATTCGCCGATCTGCGGCGTCTGGGCATCGGTCACTATCTCGCCGGTCCGACTCCGCACTGA
- a CDS encoding TRAP transporter large permease subunit — MNPGLVLLVMIAALAGAVFILRWPTGISLAVSALAGALSGGFGIPLRHLVEGTMLYLDPILIVVTSLFFMRVYEQSGSLADLNRWLLRTFGGSPALLIAVLTLFVMFPGMLTGLTAPCVLTTGAMCVPILLAAGLSRVRAGAFIAVAAFFGMVAPPVNICAMIIGGGVDMPYVGFGLPLTVAAFPLAFASSFWLMRGHITPLAVAARTRLTGSSGSVRWPAFLPLFFLLLLLLGARWLPAQIPDLGVPLLFVLAAFVAAISGARVNLLKSLEWSVREAVPILALLAGIGMFIQVLTLTGARGEIVVNLLVIPHWLRDLTMAILVPLFGGVSAYGSSSVLGVPLLLAMLERSDIVVAAALSLLASIGDFLPPTRLAVVLADQVTQAQRPGGILKHCWIPALAAVVWALLMIWFANPLARLFGLS; from the coding sequence GTGAATCCCGGTCTCGTCCTGCTGGTGATGATTGCCGCACTGGCTGGCGCCGTGTTTATTCTGCGCTGGCCGACCGGAATCTCGCTGGCGGTGTCTGCGCTGGCTGGAGCGCTGAGTGGCGGATTTGGAATTCCGCTTCGTCATCTCGTTGAGGGGACGATGCTCTACCTCGATCCGATCCTGATCGTGGTGACGTCGCTCTTCTTCATGCGCGTCTATGAGCAATCCGGCTCCCTGGCTGACTTGAATCGCTGGCTGCTGCGCACGTTTGGCGGTTCGCCGGCGCTGTTGATCGCCGTGCTTACGCTCTTCGTGATGTTCCCGGGGATGTTGACCGGACTTACCGCGCCGTGCGTCCTGACCACCGGCGCGATGTGCGTACCGATTCTGCTCGCGGCCGGACTGTCCCGCGTGCGGGCCGGCGCCTTCATTGCGGTGGCGGCGTTCTTCGGCATGGTCGCGCCTCCGGTCAATATTTGCGCGATGATCATCGGCGGCGGCGTGGACATGCCGTATGTCGGCTTTGGATTGCCGCTCACCGTCGCGGCGTTTCCGCTGGCCTTTGCGAGTTCGTTCTGGCTGATGCGTGGACATATCACGCCGCTTGCCGTGGCGGCCCGAACACGGCTCACGGGTTCCTCGGGTTCGGTGCGCTGGCCGGCGTTCCTGCCTCTGTTCTTTCTGCTGTTGCTCTTGCTCGGTGCGCGCTGGCTGCCCGCGCAGATTCCGGATCTCGGGGTCCCGTTGCTGTTTGTGCTGGCCGCCTTCGTGGCGGCGATCTCGGGCGCTCGCGTGAACCTCCTGAAATCCTTGGAATGGTCCGTCCGTGAGGCGGTCCCGATTCTCGCCCTGCTCGCGGGCATCGGCATGTTCATCCAAGTCTTGACGCTGACCGGTGCGCGCGGCGAGATCGTGGTTAACCTGCTCGTCATTCCGCACTGGCTGCGCGATCTGACGATGGCGATTCTCGTGCCGTTGTTCGGCGGCGTATCCGCCTACGGCTCCAGCAGCGTCCTCGGTGTTCCCTTGTTGCTCGCCATGCTCGAACGCAGCGACATCGTCGTGGCGGCCGCGCTCTCGTTGTTGGCCTCCATCGGCGATTTCCTGCCCCCGACCCGACTCGCGGTCGTCCTCGCCGATCAAGTCACGCAAGCCCAGCGCCCCGGTGGCATCTTGAAGCACTGCTGGATTCCCGCCCTGGCCGCGGTTGTTTGGGCACTCCTGATGATCTGGTTCGCCAATCCACTTGCCCGCCTGTTCGGACTCTCATGA
- the pgsW gene encoding poly-gamma-glutamate system protein has translation MRQPTGYSCAKLLFLVLLGGLTLLPAGAGFARARRHPSHEQMLRAAKLMQRCERLIEARKTSLGLMVDSLDVNRTGLIGIEFSAITSTVGDLAAKRTATNPDMAALIVKELVRHRIGKSDTILVSMTGSFPALNIATLCALEVLKIPVFVMTSVSASSYGANQEQFTWLHMENLLLEHALLSHRSDVVTLGAGSDVGGGLLGDGPDILRAVASEFGYELAESENYREQRELRRDLRGSPQDYALFVNIGGNREALGPAGHDLPAGWIDPSSDSWKSVRGPKSGAVFDFLKAGVPVLNLLHVEELAQRAGLPIDPRPLPEPGESSLYFARSRGQ, from the coding sequence ATGCGACAGCCGACCGGATATTCGTGCGCAAAACTGCTCTTCCTCGTTCTGCTGGGAGGCCTGACGCTCTTGCCCGCGGGGGCCGGGTTCGCTCGCGCCCGGCGGCACCCGAGCCACGAACAAATGCTCCGTGCGGCCAAGCTCATGCAGCGTTGCGAACGTCTGATCGAAGCGCGCAAGACGAGTCTCGGCCTGATGGTGGACTCGCTCGACGTCAATCGCACGGGGCTGATCGGCATCGAATTCAGCGCGATCACATCGACCGTTGGCGATCTCGCCGCGAAACGCACGGCCACGAATCCCGATATGGCCGCGTTGATTGTGAAAGAGCTGGTTCGCCATCGCATCGGCAAGTCGGACACGATTCTCGTCTCCATGACGGGCTCATTCCCCGCGCTGAATATCGCCACGCTCTGCGCGCTCGAAGTGCTCAAGATTCCCGTATTCGTGATGACCTCGGTATCGGCCTCCAGTTACGGGGCCAATCAAGAGCAGTTTACCTGGCTGCACATGGAAAACCTGCTGCTGGAGCACGCCCTGCTTTCCCATCGTAGCGACGTGGTCACGCTGGGCGCCGGCAGCGATGTCGGCGGCGGTTTGCTCGGTGACGGGCCGGACATCCTGCGAGCAGTGGCGTCCGAGTTTGGTTATGAACTCGCCGAATCGGAGAATTACCGCGAGCAACGGGAGCTGCGTCGTGACTTGCGCGGCTCGCCTCAGGACTACGCGTTGTTCGTCAATATCGGCGGCAACCGCGAGGCCCTTGGTCCGGCGGGCCACGATTTGCCCGCAGGCTGGATCGACCCCTCGTCCGACTCGTGGAAGTCCGTGCGCGGCCCGAAGAGCGGCGCCGTCTTCGATTTTCTGAAAGCCGGAGTGCCGGTGCTGAACTTGCTGCATGTTGAGGAACTCGCGCAGCGCGCGGGTTTGCCGATCGACCCGCGGCCGCTTCCTGAGCCGGGGGAATCCTCGCTCTACTTCGCGAGGTCGCGCGGCCAGTGA
- the ggt gene encoding gamma-glutamyltransferase, with the protein MGAGLAIFVLFAVLVGCSHRPASKAAAPAVPPLDTNFVRSVPVSGHSGMVVSADPLASEIGLGVLKSGGLAVDAAVATLAALNVLEPHASGLGGGGFLLYYDAAHDAFDVIDYRERAPVRTDPRPYFDKSDTLHLVQRAGGTSVCTPGAAAGWQEMHNRYGTRLLRDLFTPALALADTGYPISEKRAAIILEHLSDLQADPNLAAVFLQDSLPPAAGFKIKQPKLGKLLRFLSGTRLTNFYYPPVSTSICNTVAVRGGVLRPDDLTHYAVKDRTPVTGTYHGYEITTLPPPAGGISLLEILKLVEGQDLQGMGLLSAEYIHTLACASRQAQTDMDAWIGDPDFNRVPTDQLLSSSWLDTAAARLRTDTVSDKLIPLDSIHALGPGNTTHVVIVDSLGNLVSITQSINYFFGSGLMAEEWGLLLNNHMADFAADTISARGIAPLHRPPSNMAATIIRQAGRPVLVIGTPGGSRIAPTLAQVIIALLDFGLPLNEALDAPRFFPVRKTLVVESRIPDSTLQALTRKGWRIYPNGPLNNFFGGVQAILIDPDTGVLTGASDPRREGAPAGY; encoded by the coding sequence TTGGGTGCGGGTCTCGCGATATTCGTCCTCTTTGCCGTGCTGGTCGGCTGTTCCCACCGTCCGGCGAGCAAGGCTGCCGCCCCGGCCGTACCGCCCCTCGACACGAACTTCGTCAGGTCGGTGCCAGTCTCCGGTCACTCCGGCATGGTCGTCTCGGCCGATCCGCTCGCGTCTGAAATTGGTTTGGGGGTGTTGAAGTCGGGCGGCTTGGCCGTCGACGCAGCCGTTGCCACGCTGGCCGCCTTGAATGTGCTGGAGCCGCACGCCTCCGGTCTGGGCGGCGGCGGTTTCCTCCTCTATTATGACGCGGCGCACGACGCCTTTGATGTGATCGACTACCGGGAGCGCGCGCCAGTTCGCACAGACCCCCGCCCGTACTTCGACAAGTCGGACACGCTCCATCTGGTTCAGCGGGCGGGCGGCACCTCGGTCTGCACTCCCGGTGCCGCGGCGGGTTGGCAGGAAATGCATAACCGTTACGGCACGCGGCTACTCCGCGACCTATTTACCCCCGCTCTTGCCCTCGCGGATACCGGCTATCCGATTAGTGAGAAGCGCGCCGCCATCATCCTCGAACACCTCTCCGACCTGCAGGCCGATCCCAACCTGGCGGCGGTCTTCCTTCAGGACAGCCTTCCGCCTGCCGCGGGTTTCAAGATCAAGCAGCCTAAGCTCGGCAAGTTGCTCCGGTTCCTCTCCGGCACGCGTCTGACGAACTTCTACTATCCTCCGGTCTCCACATCCATCTGCAACACCGTCGCCGTACGCGGTGGCGTGTTACGTCCGGATGACCTGACGCATTACGCCGTCAAGGATCGCACGCCGGTTACCGGTACTTATCACGGTTACGAGATCACGACGTTGCCGCCGCCGGCCGGCGGAATCTCATTGCTTGAGATTCTGAAGCTCGTCGAAGGTCAGGACTTGCAGGGGATGGGCTTGCTGAGCGCGGAGTACATTCACACGCTCGCGTGCGCCTCGCGGCAGGCGCAGACCGACATGGACGCATGGATCGGAGATCCTGACTTCAATCGAGTGCCGACGGATCAGTTGCTTTCGTCGTCGTGGCTCGATACCGCGGCCGCGCGTCTGCGGACGGACACGGTGTCCGATAAGCTGATACCGCTGGATTCCATTCATGCTCTTGGTCCGGGCAACACGACGCATGTCGTGATCGTGGACAGCCTCGGCAATCTCGTCAGCATTACGCAGTCGATCAACTACTTTTTTGGCTCGGGTCTCATGGCTGAGGAGTGGGGGTTGCTGCTAAACAATCACATGGCCGACTTCGCCGCCGATACGATCAGTGCGCGCGGCATTGCGCCGTTGCATCGGCCGCCCTCCAACATGGCGGCCACGATCATTCGCCAAGCCGGCCGGCCCGTGCTCGTGATCGGTACGCCGGGCGGCTCGCGCATTGCGCCGACGCTCGCGCAGGTGATTATTGCCCTACTCGATTTCGGCTTGCCACTGAACGAAGCGCTTGATGCTCCGCGCTTTTTCCCGGTGCGCAAGACGCTGGTCGTGGAATCCCGCATTCCGGATTCGACGCTGCAAGCCCTGACCCGCAAAGGCTGGCGAATCTATCCGAATGGACCCTTGAACAACTTCTTTGGCGGGGTACAGGCTATCTTGATCGATCCCGACACCGGCGTACTGACCGGAGCCTCGGATCCGCGCCGCGAGGGCGCCCCCGCCGGCTACTGA
- a CDS encoding SPASM domain-containing protein, translating to MYTHLKLNMVTNGVLFRGIWEEAFLKHGDYLNISLNAIDPTLYGKIVQFGRQSDVISNIDRLVSQRNATSSSLKLRISAVILDDTVHEMADFVQWAADHGLDQALLFTDHFGTIRKHGPEQVQRFIAQAYEAADRNPQVKLLHLDDFDWYYARISGRSPVRPRASSTVKPQPCSVAFDTLFVNPDGAAKPCCKSWYLYGNLVESTIGEVWDSEAAFRFRKRMLRLDFRDCMVACDLNSNPINAKVAQLRKAYWLLKRDPNSAVKKAIRKFGLSSAQLDRPDPVPLMIRK from the coding sequence GTGTACACGCATTTGAAGCTGAATATGGTCACGAACGGTGTACTGTTCCGCGGAATTTGGGAAGAGGCCTTCCTCAAACATGGCGACTACCTGAATATCAGCCTTAATGCCATCGATCCGACGCTGTATGGGAAGATTGTTCAATTCGGACGGCAGTCTGATGTGATTTCAAACATCGACCGGCTGGTAAGCCAGCGGAATGCAACGAGTTCATCTCTAAAGCTCCGAATCAGTGCCGTCATTCTCGACGACACGGTGCATGAAATGGCGGACTTTGTGCAATGGGCCGCCGACCATGGGCTGGACCAGGCCCTGTTGTTCACGGATCACTTCGGGACGATTCGCAAGCACGGGCCGGAACAAGTGCAGCGGTTCATCGCGCAGGCGTACGAAGCCGCTGACCGGAATCCGCAAGTCAAGTTGCTCCACTTGGATGATTTCGACTGGTATTACGCCAGAATCTCAGGCCGCTCACCGGTACGTCCGCGCGCCTCCTCCACGGTCAAGCCTCAACCCTGCTCGGTGGCTTTTGATACGTTGTTCGTCAACCCGGACGGCGCGGCAAAACCGTGCTGCAAGTCGTGGTATCTGTACGGTAACTTGGTTGAGTCCACGATAGGGGAAGTGTGGGACAGCGAGGCCGCATTCCGGTTCAGAAAGCGGATGCTACGGCTGGATTTCAGAGATTGCATGGTCGCTTGCGATCTAAACTCGAACCCGATCAACGCGAAAGTCGCCCAGCTGCGAAAGGCCTACTGGCTGCTCAAGCGTGATCCGAATTCGGCAGTCAAGAAGGCGATACGCAAATTCGGGCTTTCAAGCGCACAGTTGGACCGACCCGATCCCGTACCGCTAATGATACGGAAGTAA
- a CDS encoding redoxin domain-containing protein, whose product MAVGCTTYLLRYGLIAGLAVVSGTVSAETLCTVSGLGLDQVSRLDAVRAAGTTFLNLDDIQNSIAVEVIVDVESRIGTLAGPGNCVAFYLDDETEYREIDGKRYVSAAALGGAFDATIRKSRKQRIDFQCEQARSWPRPGSEVGRQAPGFVLRNADSAEVRSRDLLANGGLILAFVRSGGWDPFSMEMLRSLSANREAFAKQGFVAVATHGYGCSESRKWADSLKVDLMLLSDPNAAVMRGFDVFDEGLLPVCSIVMIGSDGRVRWRKEFAGASAVFDVAEILAHMTAD is encoded by the coding sequence ATGGCTGTTGGTTGTACGACGTATCTCCTGCGATACGGCTTGATCGCGGGATTGGCGGTAGTGTCCGGGACTGTGAGTGCAGAGACCCTTTGCACCGTTTCCGGTTTAGGCCTCGACCAGGTCAGCAGGCTCGATGCGGTGCGGGCCGCCGGCACGACCTTCCTCAATCTGGATGACATTCAGAACTCGATAGCGGTGGAAGTTATTGTCGATGTGGAATCGCGAATCGGGACGCTGGCAGGGCCCGGAAACTGCGTGGCCTTTTATCTGGATGACGAAACGGAATACCGCGAGATCGACGGCAAACGGTACGTGAGCGCCGCCGCTCTGGGCGGAGCATTTGATGCGACGATCCGAAAGTCCCGGAAGCAGCGGATTGACTTCCAATGCGAACAAGCCCGGAGTTGGCCGCGCCCCGGTTCTGAGGTGGGGCGGCAGGCTCCGGGCTTCGTCTTGCGGAACGCCGATAGCGCAGAAGTGCGGTCACGCGACTTGCTGGCGAACGGCGGGTTGATTCTGGCATTCGTGCGATCAGGGGGATGGGACCCCTTCAGCATGGAGATGCTGCGGAGCCTCAGCGCCAATCGCGAGGCGTTCGCCAAGCAGGGCTTCGTGGCGGTGGCGACTCATGGGTACGGCTGCAGTGAATCACGGAAGTGGGCGGATTCGCTGAAGGTTGACCTGATGCTGCTGTCCGATCCGAATGCTGCCGTGATGCGCGGCTTTGACGTGTTCGACGAGGGGCTTTTGCCTGTCTGCTCCATAGTCATGATCGGTTCCGACGGCAGGGTACGCTGGCGGAAGGAGTTTGCGGGGGCAAGCGCGGTGTTCGATGTGGCGGAGATTCTCGCGCACATGACGGCGGACTAA
- the rpmG gene encoding 50S ribosomal protein L33 produces the protein MASKKKEGRVIIHLECTEAKAAGCSPSRYTTMKNRHNDPERMELKKYNPFMKKYTVHREVR, from the coding sequence ATGGCGAGTAAGAAGAAAGAAGGCCGGGTGATTATTCACCTCGAATGCACCGAAGCGAAGGCTGCCGGCTGTTCGCCGTCGCGGTACACGACGATGAAGAACCGTCACAACGATCCGGAACGCATGGAGCTGAAGAAGTACAACCCGTTCATGAAGAAGTACACCGTGCACCGCGAAGTGCGCTGA
- the rpmB gene encoding 50S ribosomal protein L28, protein MSRICPVTGRSRHKANTVSHANNRHRKWQLPNLRSKRIFDEATGQWVRLRVSARGIKTITKNGLPAKLRPAE, encoded by the coding sequence ATGTCCCGAATCTGTCCAGTGACCGGCCGCTCGCGGCACAAGGCCAACACGGTCAGCCATGCGAACAATCGGCATCGCAAATGGCAATTGCCGAATTTGCGTTCCAAGCGGATCTTTGACGAGGCCACCGGCCAGTGGGTGCGCTTGCGCGTCTCGGCTCGTGGCATAAAGACAATCACGAAGAACGGGCTTCCCGCGAAGCTGCGTCCTGCCGAGTGA
- a CDS encoding 30S ribosomal protein S18, protein MAIGQSSFRPGGGPNRGKAGGKNTRGRGRGPRGASAARIRANQRKPSYLDEHRIDYIDYKDIKLLQKFCNPQGKILPRRLTRLTNFQQRALTAAVKRARHLALMPFVMDTEAY, encoded by the coding sequence ATGGCAATAGGACAATCCAGTTTTCGACCGGGCGGTGGCCCGAACCGCGGCAAGGCCGGCGGTAAGAACACACGAGGACGCGGTCGCGGACCGCGCGGAGCGAGTGCCGCCCGCATCCGGGCCAATCAGCGCAAGCCGTCGTATCTCGACGAGCATCGCATTGATTACATTGACTACAAGGACATCAAGCTCCTGCAGAAGTTCTGCAATCCGCAGGGCAAGATTCTGCCGCGTCGCTTGACTCGGCTCACCAACTTTCAGCAGCGTGCCCTGACGGCAGCGGTCAAGCGCGCCCGTCATCTGGCGTTGATGCCGTTTGTGATGGACACCGAGGCCTACTAA